A window of Auraticoccus monumenti contains these coding sequences:
- a CDS encoding DNA polymerase domain-containing protein: MAKTTAAEVEAGGRTVRVTSPDRVIYPATERTPEVTKLMVAEYFAAVDDGLMRALRHRPTALERWPSGVLPGITLATGRPGEKAEAFYQKRVPRGAPDYLESAEITFPSGRTAEEICPTEIAVPVWCAQMGTVTFHPWPVRRDDVDHPDELRIDLDPQPGTGFTDAVRVAGVARELLEEVGLTGFVKTSGNRGVHVYVRITPRWEFTDVRHAAIGFGRELEKRDPGVTTAWWKEERGARIFVDFNQNCRDRTIASAYSLRPLPGAPVSTPMTWEELAGTTDPRDHTLFTVPERMASGGDPWAGIDDTAGSIEPLLALYEESGLGEMPYPPDHPKMPGEPPRVQPSKKVAANWEADGSGAERRRER; encoded by the coding sequence ATGGCGAAGACCACCGCGGCCGAGGTCGAGGCCGGCGGCCGCACCGTGCGGGTCACCAGCCCGGACCGGGTCATCTACCCGGCCACCGAGCGGACCCCCGAGGTGACCAAGCTGATGGTGGCGGAGTACTTCGCCGCCGTCGACGACGGCCTGATGCGCGCCCTCCGGCACCGTCCGACCGCCCTGGAGCGCTGGCCCTCCGGTGTCCTGCCCGGGATCACCCTGGCCACTGGGCGACCGGGGGAGAAGGCGGAGGCGTTCTACCAGAAGCGCGTGCCCAGGGGCGCGCCGGACTACCTGGAGTCGGCCGAGATCACCTTCCCCTCCGGGCGCACCGCCGAGGAGATCTGTCCGACCGAGATCGCGGTCCCGGTCTGGTGCGCCCAGATGGGCACGGTCACCTTCCACCCGTGGCCGGTCCGCCGCGACGACGTCGACCACCCCGACGAGCTGCGGATCGACCTGGACCCCCAGCCCGGTACCGGCTTCACCGACGCCGTCCGGGTGGCCGGGGTGGCCCGGGAGCTGCTGGAGGAGGTAGGTCTGACCGGCTTCGTGAAGACCTCCGGCAACCGGGGCGTGCACGTCTACGTGCGGATCACCCCGCGCTGGGAGTTCACCGACGTCCGGCACGCGGCGATCGGCTTCGGCCGCGAGCTGGAGAAGCGCGACCCGGGCGTGACCACCGCCTGGTGGAAGGAGGAGCGGGGGGCGCGCATCTTCGTCGACTTCAACCAGAACTGCCGCGACCGCACCATCGCCTCCGCCTACTCGCTGCGCCCGCTCCCCGGCGCCCCGGTCTCCACCCCGATGACCTGGGAGGAGCTGGCCGGGACGACGGACCCGCGCGACCACACCCTCTTCACCGTCCCCGAGAGAATGGCCTCCGGTGGCGACCCGTGGGCGGGCATCGACGACACCGCCGGCTCGATCGAGCCGCTGCTCGCCCTCTACGAGGAGTCTGGGCTGGGCGAGATGCCCTACCCCCCGGACCACCCCAAGATGCCGGGCGAGCCGCCCCGGGTGCAGCCGTCGAAGAAGGTGGCCGCCAACTGGGAGGCCGACGGGTCCGGGGCCGAGCGGCGGCGGGAGCGATGA
- a CDS encoding glucarate dehydratase family protein has translation MSSRISRVVVTPVAFADPPLLNVVGVHQPYALRAMVEVHTDAGSLGLGETYAGELHLERLRAVGQALGGHDPYDLNGLRRVVVETLGRETGGGSDSVGGMLAIDSAVDQVFSPFEVACLDLQGRETGRPVSDLLGGAVRDRVPFSGYLFYKWGAHPGQDADEWGEALTPEQVVAQARRMVDGWGFGSLKLKGGVLPPDQECEAVEALADAFPGVPLRLDPNCGWTVETSLQVADRLGGVLEYLEDPTLGIDRMAQVRARTSLPLATNMCVIAFDHVPPAVREGAVDVILSDHHLWGGLRRSTLLAGICDTFGLRLSMHSNSHLGVSLAAMTHLAAATPNLTYACDTHYPWKTEDVVLPGVLEFVDGSVPVPTGAGLGVELDRDALGRLHDQYLSSGIRARADTAYMQTVQPDFTPNTLRW, from the coding sequence ATGAGCTCGCGGATCTCCCGGGTGGTGGTGACCCCGGTCGCCTTCGCCGACCCGCCGCTGCTCAACGTGGTCGGCGTCCACCAGCCCTACGCCCTGCGCGCGATGGTCGAGGTGCACACCGACGCCGGCAGCCTCGGGCTCGGTGAGACCTACGCCGGCGAGCTGCACCTGGAGCGGCTGCGAGCCGTCGGGCAGGCGCTGGGCGGGCACGACCCGTACGACCTGAACGGGCTGCGCCGCGTGGTGGTGGAGACCCTGGGCCGGGAGACCGGTGGCGGGTCGGACAGCGTCGGCGGGATGCTCGCCATCGACTCCGCGGTGGACCAGGTGTTCTCCCCGTTCGAGGTGGCCTGCCTGGACCTGCAGGGCCGCGAGACCGGGCGACCGGTCTCGGACCTGCTCGGCGGCGCGGTCCGCGACCGGGTCCCGTTCAGCGGCTACCTGTTCTACAAGTGGGGCGCCCACCCCGGCCAGGACGCCGACGAGTGGGGCGAGGCGCTGACCCCGGAGCAGGTCGTGGCCCAGGCCCGCCGGATGGTCGACGGCTGGGGCTTCGGCTCGCTGAAGCTCAAGGGCGGCGTGCTGCCCCCGGACCAGGAGTGCGAGGCGGTCGAGGCGCTGGCCGACGCCTTCCCCGGCGTGCCGCTGCGGCTGGACCCCAACTGCGGCTGGACGGTGGAGACCTCGCTGCAGGTGGCCGACCGGCTCGGTGGGGTGCTGGAGTACCTCGAGGACCCCACCCTGGGCATCGACCGGATGGCCCAGGTGCGCGCCCGCACCTCCCTCCCGCTGGCCACCAACATGTGCGTGATCGCCTTCGACCACGTCCCGCCGGCGGTCCGGGAGGGTGCGGTGGACGTCATCCTCTCCGACCACCACCTGTGGGGCGGGCTGCGCCGCTCCACGCTGCTGGCCGGGATCTGCGACACCTTCGGGCTGAGGCTGTCCATGCACAGCAACTCCCACCTGGGGGTCAGCCTGGCCGCGATGACGCACCTGGCCGCCGCCACCCCGAACCTCACCTACGCCTGCGACACCCACTACCCGTGGAAGACCGAGGACGTGGTGCTCCCCGGGGTGCTGGAGTTCGTCGACGGCTCGGTGCCGGTGCCCACGGGCGCTGGGCTGGGCGTGGAGCTGGACCGCGACGCGCTCGGACGGCTGCACGATCAGTACCTCTCCAGCGGCATCCGCGCCCGCGCCGACACCGCCTACATGCAGACGGTGCAGCCCGACTTCACCCCCAACACGCTGCGCTGGTGA
- a CDS encoding YciI family protein, with the protein MPEYLIYFNQQWVGDHTEEWFRSRVEPSVAVVHDMEAAGVLVYAGGLVEGAPAFSADATSGTLTFSEGPYTETTEVLGGLTIVDVPDEATARMWAGRIAEGCGWPQEVRLFSPRPDRPRNP; encoded by the coding sequence GTGCCCGAGTACCTCATCTACTTCAACCAGCAGTGGGTCGGGGACCACACCGAGGAGTGGTTCCGCAGCCGGGTGGAGCCGTCGGTGGCCGTGGTGCACGACATGGAGGCCGCTGGCGTCCTGGTCTACGCCGGCGGTCTGGTGGAGGGCGCGCCCGCGTTCAGCGCCGACGCCACCAGCGGCACGCTCACCTTCTCCGAGGGGCCCTACACCGAGACCACGGAGGTCCTGGGTGGTCTCACCATCGTCGACGTGCCCGACGAGGCGACCGCCCGGATGTGGGCCGGGCGGATCGCCGAGGGGTGCGGCTGGCCGCAGGAGGTGCGTCTGTTCTCGCCCCGCCCGGACCGCCCGCGGAACCCCTGA
- a CDS encoding hemerythrin domain-containing protein produces the protein MTTYEIPRPTSGDVVDVILDDHRLFETLLRELRSSASDREAARAALSEVLIAHGEAEEEKVYQQLRRKHAIGEEEAEHGEEEHAEGNEALLQLLECTGTDTQKFDDAVENLATLLNHHIGEEEQTILNPAREEVSEEVRAKLGADWLARRNELLEQGCGSVEQVRVIVERAHQEGVLPADEEE, from the coding sequence ATGACGACCTACGAGATCCCCCGCCCCACCTCCGGTGACGTGGTGGACGTCATCCTGGACGACCACCGCCTCTTCGAGACCCTGCTGCGCGAGCTGCGCAGCTCCGCCTCCGACCGCGAGGCGGCCCGCGCCGCCCTGTCGGAGGTGCTGATCGCCCACGGCGAGGCCGAGGAGGAGAAGGTCTACCAGCAGCTCCGCCGCAAGCACGCGATCGGCGAGGAGGAGGCCGAGCACGGCGAGGAGGAGCACGCCGAGGGCAACGAGGCGCTGCTGCAGCTGCTGGAGTGCACGGGCACCGACACCCAGAAGTTCGACGACGCGGTGGAGAACCTGGCCACGCTGCTCAACCACCACATCGGCGAGGAGGAGCAGACCATCCTCAACCCCGCCCGCGAGGAGGTCTCCGAGGAGGTCCGCGCGAAGCTCGGGGCGGACTGGCTGGCCCGTCGCAACGAGCTGCTGGAGCAGGGCTGCGGCTCGGTCGAGCAGGTCCGCGTCATCGTCGAGCGCGCCCACCAGGAGGGTGTGCTCCCCGCCGACGAGGAGGAGTGA
- a CDS encoding AEC family transporter, protein MVVGFTTILVVVLVGLLLAHLRIIDARGQRVIADLSFFAALPALMVLTISRVELDRELAANLVASTASLAAVLTVYALVSWLAWRRPAGETLIGALSSGYVNAGNLGIAVTGYVLGDPSVVVPTLLLQLLLVQPASLAALDHLAARDRSRAGPARRTSPWRRVLTNPLTLASAAGVVLAATGWPLPLVVEAPLSLLAGAAIPAMLISYGISLRLNPPPGRSGHNAQVGLATTLKLGVQPVVAWLVAGSLGLEGAVLLGVVMTAALPTAQNIFLLSTRYRTGEAVAREVIAVTTLTCLPVSLLIALLLG, encoded by the coding sequence GTGGTCGTCGGCTTCACCACGATCCTGGTGGTGGTGCTGGTGGGCCTGCTGCTGGCGCACCTGCGGATCATCGACGCCCGCGGCCAGCGGGTGATCGCCGACCTGTCCTTCTTCGCCGCCCTCCCCGCGCTGATGGTGCTGACCATCAGCCGGGTGGAGCTGGACCGGGAGCTGGCGGCCAACCTGGTGGCCTCGACCGCCTCGCTGGCCGCGGTGCTCACCGTCTACGCGCTGGTCTCCTGGTTGGCATGGCGACGACCGGCCGGGGAGACGCTGATCGGGGCGCTGTCCTCGGGCTACGTCAACGCCGGCAACCTTGGCATCGCGGTGACCGGCTACGTCCTCGGCGACCCCTCGGTGGTGGTCCCGACGCTGCTGCTGCAGCTGCTGCTGGTCCAGCCCGCGAGTCTCGCCGCGCTGGACCACCTGGCCGCCCGGGACCGGTCCCGGGCCGGTCCCGCACGCAGGACGTCCCCCTGGCGGCGGGTGCTGACCAACCCGCTGACCCTCGCCTCCGCGGCCGGGGTGGTGCTGGCGGCCACCGGCTGGCCGCTACCGCTGGTGGTCGAGGCGCCGCTGTCGCTGCTGGCCGGGGCCGCGATCCCGGCGATGCTGATCAGCTACGGCATCTCGCTGCGGCTCAACCCGCCCCCGGGACGCTCCGGGCACAACGCGCAGGTGGGGCTGGCCACGACCCTCAAGCTGGGAGTGCAGCCCGTCGTCGCCTGGCTGGTGGCCGGCTCGCTCGGGCTCGAGGGAGCGGTCCTGCTCGGGGTGGTGATGACCGCCGCCCTGCCCACGGCACAGAACATCTTCCTGCTCTCCACCCGCTACCGGACCGGTGAGGCGGTGGCTCGCGAGGTGATCGCGGTCACCACGCTGACCTGCCTGCCGGTCAGCCTGCTGATCGCCCTGCTGCTGGGCTGA
- a CDS encoding mycothiol transferase, which translates to MSAPPDPIELRPGGADEAATLVGYLAFLRSQVTTAVLSLDPVVQRRSRLPSGWSPLELLSHLLHMERRWFLWGFGAEPVGRPWGDLDVDDPDAVGGARWHVPDDVDAAGLVARLDEVAAATEVVLSSTPLEQRARTGGRFADEQDAPTLRAIAFHVLHEYARHAGHLDIAVELAEGT; encoded by the coding sequence ATGAGCGCCCCGCCGGACCCGATCGAGCTCCGCCCGGGCGGCGCGGACGAGGCGGCGACGCTGGTCGGCTACCTCGCCTTCCTCCGCTCCCAGGTCACCACCGCCGTGCTGTCGCTGGACCCGGTGGTCCAGCGGCGGAGCCGGCTGCCCTCGGGCTGGTCGCCGCTGGAGCTGCTCTCCCACCTGCTCCACATGGAGCGCCGCTGGTTCCTCTGGGGATTCGGCGCGGAGCCGGTCGGGCGGCCCTGGGGCGACCTCGACGTCGACGACCCGGACGCGGTCGGGGGTGCGCGCTGGCACGTCCCCGACGACGTGGACGCCGCCGGGCTGGTGGCGCGGCTGGACGAGGTGGCCGCTGCCACCGAGGTCGTGCTGAGCAGCACGCCGCTGGAGCAGCGCGCCCGCACCGGCGGCCGGTTCGCCGACGAGCAGGACGCCCCCACCCTGCGTGCCATCGCCTTCCACGTGCTGCACGAGTACGCCCGCCACGCCGGGCACCTCGACATCGCGGTCGAGCTCGCGGAAGGAACCTGA
- a CDS encoding FadR/GntR family transcriptional regulator yields the protein MTGTLAQQVVAGVKEQILAGELAPGARLPSESSLIATFGVSRTVVREAVSRLQAEGLVETFQGRGSFVLAVPEPSPFTLQASALRTSADVLDMIDFRLGVECEAASLAARRLSATSRVGVEEALAALDDEAPEHAVEADFAFHRAVARASGNRFFVDLLDSLGPMMIMLPRTRLGEEHSPSETASADRLRREHQAIAAAVLAGDADGARAAMRVHLASTRRRLSPA from the coding sequence GTGACCGGCACCCTGGCCCAGCAGGTGGTGGCCGGCGTCAAGGAGCAGATCCTGGCCGGAGAGCTGGCCCCGGGGGCGAGGTTGCCCTCGGAGTCCAGCCTGATCGCCACCTTCGGGGTCTCCCGGACGGTGGTGCGCGAGGCGGTCTCCCGGCTGCAGGCCGAGGGGCTGGTGGAGACCTTCCAGGGCCGCGGCTCCTTCGTGCTGGCCGTCCCCGAGCCGTCGCCGTTCACCCTGCAGGCCTCGGCGCTGCGGACGTCGGCCGACGTGCTGGACATGATCGACTTCCGGCTCGGGGTGGAGTGCGAGGCGGCATCGCTGGCCGCGCGCCGGCTGTCGGCGACGTCCCGGGTGGGGGTGGAGGAGGCGCTGGCCGCCCTCGACGACGAGGCCCCCGAGCACGCCGTGGAGGCCGACTTCGCCTTCCACCGGGCGGTGGCCCGGGCCAGCGGCAACCGGTTCTTCGTCGACCTGCTGGACTCCCTCGGACCGATGATGATCATGCTCCCGCGGACCCGGCTGGGGGAGGAGCACTCACCCAGCGAGACCGCCTCCGCCGACCGCCTCCGCCGCGAGCACCAGGCGATCGCCGCCGCCGTGCTGGCCGGTGACGCCGACGGCGCCCGGGCCGCGATGCGCGTCCACCTGGCCAGCACCCGCCGCCGTCTCAGCCCCGCCTGA
- a CDS encoding mandelate racemase/muconate lactonizing enzyme family protein: MPTITAARARLVDVEVETVRTDAVQAFLKQETLLVEIDTDDGLTGTGYSYTIGTGGRAVLSMLTDHLLPRLPGREAATVEAVWQDLFASTRATTVGAITSLALAAVDTALWDLRCLRASAPLWQVAGGFCADVPLYDTEGGWLHLGTDELVAGALASQRAGWGGVKLKVGKPRLQEDLERLRAVRAAVGDGLDIMVDANQSMTAAEAVRRARAFEEVDLSWFEEPLPADDVSGHAHLVRSTSIPVAVGESLYSLGQFRDYLHRGAASVVQVDVARVGGITPWLKVAHLAEAYDVEVCPHFLMELHVSLVAAVPNGRYVEHIPQLRAVTGAEMGISGGRAHAPSRPGLGIDWDHDALDDRTVA, from the coding sequence ATGCCCACCATCACCGCCGCCCGCGCACGGCTGGTCGACGTCGAGGTGGAGACCGTCCGCACCGACGCCGTCCAGGCCTTCCTCAAGCAGGAGACCCTGCTGGTGGAGATCGACACCGACGACGGGCTGACCGGGACCGGCTACTCCTACACCATCGGCACGGGTGGCCGGGCCGTGCTCTCGATGCTGACCGACCACCTCCTGCCCCGGCTGCCCGGTCGGGAGGCGGCCACCGTGGAGGCTGTGTGGCAGGACCTGTTCGCCTCCACCCGCGCCACCACCGTGGGCGCGATCACCTCCCTGGCGCTGGCGGCGGTGGACACCGCGCTGTGGGACCTGCGGTGCCTGCGGGCCTCCGCCCCGCTGTGGCAGGTGGCCGGCGGCTTCTGCGCCGACGTGCCGCTCTACGACACCGAGGGCGGCTGGCTGCACCTGGGCACCGACGAGCTGGTGGCCGGGGCGCTGGCCTCGCAGCGGGCGGGGTGGGGCGGGGTGAAGCTCAAGGTCGGCAAGCCCCGGCTGCAGGAGGACCTGGAACGGCTCCGGGCGGTCCGGGCGGCGGTGGGTGACGGGCTGGACATCATGGTCGACGCCAACCAGTCGATGACCGCCGCCGAGGCCGTGCGCCGGGCCCGCGCCTTCGAGGAGGTGGACCTCTCCTGGTTCGAGGAGCCGCTGCCGGCCGACGACGTCTCCGGGCACGCGCACCTGGTGCGCTCCACCAGCATCCCGGTCGCGGTGGGTGAGTCGTTGTACTCACTCGGCCAGTTCCGCGACTACCTGCACCGCGGCGCCGCCTCGGTCGTCCAGGTCGACGTGGCCCGCGTCGGCGGCATCACGCCGTGGCTGAAGGTGGCCCACCTGGCCGAGGCCTACGACGTCGAGGTGTGCCCGCACTTCCTGATGGAGCTGCACGTCAGCCTGGTGGCGGCGGTCCCCAACGGTCGCTACGTCGAGCACATCCCGCAGCTGCGCGCCGTCACCGGTGCGGAGATGGGGATCAGCGGTGGCCGCGCCCACGCCCCGAGCCGCCCAGGCCTCGGCATCGACTGGGACCACGACGCCCTGGACGACCGCACCGTCGCCTGA
- a CDS encoding S49 family peptidase: MDLATAARDRLRRRRQPTVLELDLSRGLVAPGAWDPRRALRMLHAPSLRSIREGLRAGARDERVAGLLVHLGDCPLSLTEADEVGALIAEFGASKPTVAHTETFGEMTSGLAAYRLASQAQQVWLQPSGALGLTGVALQVVLLRGALDKAGVEPQFGQRHEFKTAANQFTAREVTDAQREMMQRIADSVLDDTVTRVAERRGLAVEDVRAAVDTAPLTAARAAELGLVDHLGYRDEVHAWVREQWGEEVDGERVVDLHYVHRYAREQGAAGLVRSLTDKQRPAVGVVNVQGAIVTGPGQPGGFGQPSAGADTVAAHLRAAAADEQVKAVVLRVDSPGGSYVASDTIRREVVRLRESGRPVVAVMGDVAASGGYFVSMGATEVVAGAATLTGSIGVLAGKLVTRGLADKIDVVREEMTAGERAGMFSTLRGFDDSDWAVLDAWLDEVYADFTQKAAADRGLPLETLEPLARGRVWTGADAAERGLVDHVGGASLALDRACELAGLGRDDVAVRAVPASAFLAQLRPARSSESPRGQVGLAPTSPTGLLTGGPEAALARLARLGGLQLPGVLALPWRLTLG, from the coding sequence ATGGACCTCGCCACCGCCGCCCGTGACCGACTCCGCCGACGCCGCCAGCCCACCGTCCTCGAGCTGGACCTGAGCCGGGGCCTGGTGGCCCCGGGGGCCTGGGACCCCCGCCGTGCGCTCCGGATGCTGCACGCACCGAGCCTGCGCTCGATCCGCGAGGGCCTGCGCGCCGGGGCCCGCGACGAGCGGGTGGCCGGCCTCCTGGTGCACCTCGGTGACTGCCCGCTGAGCCTCACCGAGGCGGACGAGGTCGGCGCCCTGATCGCCGAGTTCGGGGCCTCCAAGCCCACCGTGGCGCACACCGAGACCTTCGGCGAGATGACCAGCGGGCTGGCGGCCTACCGGCTGGCCAGCCAGGCCCAGCAGGTGTGGCTGCAGCCCAGCGGTGCCCTCGGGCTGACCGGGGTGGCGCTGCAGGTGGTGCTGCTCCGCGGCGCCCTCGACAAGGCCGGGGTCGAGCCCCAGTTCGGCCAGCGCCACGAGTTCAAGACCGCGGCCAACCAGTTCACCGCCCGCGAGGTCACCGACGCCCAGCGGGAGATGATGCAGCGCATCGCGGACTCGGTCCTGGACGACACCGTCACCCGGGTCGCTGAGCGTCGCGGCCTGGCCGTCGAGGACGTGCGGGCCGCGGTGGACACCGCGCCGCTCACCGCCGCCCGCGCCGCCGAGCTGGGCCTGGTCGACCACCTCGGTTACCGCGACGAGGTGCACGCCTGGGTCCGTGAGCAGTGGGGCGAGGAGGTCGACGGCGAGCGCGTGGTCGACCTGCACTACGTCCACCGCTACGCCCGCGAGCAGGGCGCCGCCGGGCTGGTGCGCTCCCTCACCGACAAGCAGCGGCCGGCCGTCGGCGTGGTGAACGTCCAGGGCGCCATCGTCACCGGCCCCGGGCAGCCGGGTGGCTTCGGCCAGCCGTCGGCCGGCGCCGACACCGTGGCCGCCCACCTGCGGGCGGCCGCCGCCGACGAGCAGGTCAAGGCCGTCGTGCTCCGTGTCGACAGCCCCGGCGGCTCCTACGTCGCCTCCGACACCATCCGCCGTGAGGTGGTCCGGCTGCGCGAGTCCGGACGCCCGGTGGTCGCCGTGATGGGTGACGTCGCCGCCTCCGGTGGGTACTTCGTCAGCATGGGCGCCACCGAGGTGGTGGCCGGGGCGGCGACGCTCACCGGTTCGATCGGGGTGCTGGCCGGCAAGCTGGTGACCCGCGGGCTGGCCGACAAGATCGACGTGGTCCGCGAGGAGATGACGGCGGGGGAGCGGGCCGGGATGTTCAGCACCCTGCGCGGCTTCGACGACTCCGACTGGGCGGTGCTCGACGCCTGGCTGGACGAGGTCTACGCCGACTTCACCCAGAAGGCCGCGGCCGACCGGGGGCTGCCGCTGGAGACGCTGGAGCCGCTGGCCCGCGGACGGGTCTGGACCGGTGCCGACGCCGCCGAGCGCGGTCTGGTCGACCACGTGGGCGGGGCCTCACTCGCCCTGGACCGCGCCTGCGAGCTGGCCGGGCTGGGGCGTGACGACGTCGCGGTCCGCGCGGTCCCGGCGTCGGCGTTCCTGGCCCAGCTCCGCCCGGCCCGCTCCAGCGAGTCCCCGCGGGGCCAGGTGGGGCTCGCTCCGACGTCCCCGACCGGGCTGCTGACCGGCGGCCCGGAGGCCGCGCTGGCCCGGCTGGCCCGGCTCGGCGGGCTGCAGCTGCCCGGCGTCCTCGCCCTGCCCTGGCGCCTGACGCTCGGCTGA
- a CDS encoding alpha-hydroxy acid oxidase: MSEEVPTSVVPDAAPVRRRSAPVPTRRRLPRWRDVEPFLVTRPWHREAAERRLGRCVTVDDVERLARRRVPGAVFDYVHSGAESEVSLDRNREAFRSLELRPTSYGQVGDPDTSSTVLGRRVPFPLALAPTGYTRLSHHSGERAVAAAAAAAGVPYTLSTYGTTSIGDVAAAAPQGRNWYQFYVMADRAVSEQHLREAKAHGYEAAMMTIDTSTTGLKVKDVRNGFAIPPQLTARTFADLARHPGWVANILTTEPLRFATFPEGSPYGRWGMSNVLREQGLRPSDVTWLKEAWGGPVVVKGVLSVEDAIQSVDAGADAVVLSNHGGRQLDRSPVPLELLPAVVDAVGDRAEVYIDSGVRSGADVVAALALGATAALIGRPYLYGLMVGGQAGVDTVIDILASEMVRTMSLLGVSTIAELGPQHVRLRR, encoded by the coding sequence ATGTCCGAAGAGGTCCCGACCTCGGTCGTCCCCGACGCCGCGCCGGTCCGCCGTCGCTCCGCCCCGGTGCCGACCCGCCGACGGCTCCCCCGCTGGCGCGACGTGGAGCCCTTCCTCGTCACCCGGCCCTGGCACCGCGAGGCGGCCGAGCGCCGCCTCGGCCGCTGCGTCACCGTCGACGACGTCGAGCGGCTGGCCCGCCGCCGCGTCCCGGGTGCGGTCTTCGACTACGTGCACAGCGGCGCGGAGTCGGAGGTCTCGCTGGACCGCAACCGCGAGGCCTTCCGCAGCCTCGAGCTGCGACCCACCTCCTACGGCCAGGTCGGGGACCCCGACACCTCCAGCACCGTGCTCGGCCGTCGGGTGCCGTTCCCGCTCGCCCTGGCCCCCACCGGCTACACCCGGCTGAGCCACCACAGCGGTGAGCGCGCGGTGGCCGCGGCCGCAGCTGCGGCGGGGGTGCCCTACACGCTCTCCACCTACGGCACCACCTCGATCGGCGACGTCGCCGCCGCCGCGCCGCAGGGGCGGAACTGGTACCAGTTCTACGTGATGGCCGACCGGGCGGTCTCCGAGCAGCACCTGCGGGAGGCCAAGGCCCACGGCTACGAGGCCGCCATGATGACCATCGACACCAGCACCACCGGGCTCAAGGTCAAGGACGTCCGCAACGGCTTCGCCATCCCGCCGCAGCTCACCGCCCGCACCTTCGCCGACCTGGCGCGCCACCCCGGCTGGGTGGCCAACATCCTGACCACCGAGCCGCTGCGCTTCGCCACCTTCCCCGAGGGCTCCCCCTACGGGCGCTGGGGGATGTCGAACGTGCTCCGCGAGCAGGGGCTGCGGCCCTCCGACGTCACCTGGCTCAAGGAGGCCTGGGGAGGCCCGGTGGTGGTCAAGGGCGTGCTCTCGGTCGAGGACGCCATCCAGTCCGTGGACGCCGGCGCGGACGCGGTCGTGCTCTCCAACCACGGCGGGCGCCAGCTGGACCGCTCCCCGGTGCCGCTGGAGCTGCTGCCGGCGGTGGTGGACGCCGTCGGCGACCGGGCCGAGGTCTACATCGACTCCGGCGTGCGGAGCGGGGCCGACGTGGTCGCCGCGCTGGCCCTCGGAGCCACCGCCGCGCTGATCGGGCGTCCGTACCTCTACGGGCTGATGGTCGGTGGGCAGGCCGGGGTGGACACGGTGATCGACATCCTCGCATCGGAGATGGTGCGCACGATGTCCCTGCTGGGGGTCTCGACCATCGCGGAGCTCGGTCCGCAGCACGTCCGGCTCCGGCGGTGA
- a CDS encoding L-talarate/galactarate dehydratase, with product MPDSIASLQLSSVVLPLENPVSDAKVLTGRQKPLTEVVLLFAEVTTTDGVEGMGFSYSKRAGGPAQYAHLCEIADVAIGQDPSDIAKVYDSLLWAGASVGRSGVATQAIAALDVALHDLKARRAGLPLAKLLGAYRDSCRVYNTSGGFLQASVEEIKEKATASLEAGIGGIKIKVGQPDWRTDLERVAAVREHLGATPMMVDANQQWDRARARRMCRELEAYDLVWVEEPLDAWDAQGHADLSHTFDTPIATGEMLTSVPEHLALLEAGYRGIVQPDAPRIGGITPFLRFATLASQAGLALAPHYAMEIHMHLAAAYPTEPWVEHFEWLNPLFEERMEIRDGRMWLPDRPGLGFTLSEQMRAHTVATASFGSPRG from the coding sequence GTGCCCGACTCCATCGCCTCCCTCCAGCTCTCCTCGGTCGTGCTGCCGCTGGAGAACCCGGTCAGTGACGCCAAGGTCCTCACCGGCCGGCAGAAGCCGCTGACCGAGGTGGTGCTGCTGTTCGCCGAGGTGACCACCACCGACGGCGTGGAGGGGATGGGGTTCAGCTACTCCAAGCGGGCCGGCGGGCCGGCGCAGTACGCCCACCTCTGCGAGATCGCCGACGTGGCCATCGGGCAGGACCCCTCCGACATCGCCAAGGTCTACGACTCCCTGCTCTGGGCCGGGGCCTCGGTCGGGCGCTCGGGCGTGGCCACCCAGGCCATCGCCGCCCTGGACGTCGCCCTGCACGACCTCAAGGCCCGCCGGGCCGGGTTGCCGCTGGCCAAGCTGCTCGGCGCCTACCGGGACTCCTGCCGGGTCTACAACACCTCCGGCGGCTTCCTGCAGGCCTCGGTGGAGGAGATCAAGGAGAAGGCCACCGCCTCGCTGGAGGCCGGCATCGGCGGCATCAAGATCAAGGTCGGCCAGCCCGACTGGCGCACCGACCTGGAGCGGGTGGCTGCGGTCCGCGAGCACCTCGGCGCGACCCCGATGATGGTCGACGCCAACCAGCAGTGGGACCGGGCCCGGGCCCGGCGGATGTGCCGGGAGCTCGAGGCCTACGACCTGGTCTGGGTGGAGGAGCCGCTGGACGCCTGGGACGCCCAGGGCCACGCCGACCTCAGCCACACCTTCGACACCCCGATCGCCACCGGGGAGATGCTGACCTCCGTGCCGGAGCACCTGGCCCTGCTGGAGGCCGGCTACCGGGGCATCGTGCAGCCCGACGCCCCCCGGATCGGCGGCATCACGCCCTTCCTCCGCTTCGCCACCCTCGCGTCCCAGGCCGGTCTCGCGCTGGCCCCGCACTACGCGATGGAGATCCACATGCACCTGGCCGCGGCCTACCCGACCGAGCCGTGGGTGGAGCACTTCGAGTGGCTGAACCCGCTGTTCGAGGAGCGGATGGAGATCCGCGACGGCCGGATGTGGCTGCCCGACCGCCCGGGACTCGGCTTCACCCTGAGCGAGCAGATGCGGGCCCACACCGTGGCCACGGCGAGCTTCGGGAGCCCGCGCGGGTGA